The Geotalea uraniireducens Rf4 genome window below encodes:
- a CDS encoding ABC transporter permease: protein MNLAIRDISYHRGRFILTSIGLGLLLGVVMSMGGIYRGLFADALAVLGATSADIWVVQQDTNGPFAENSRIPEDIRYRIAAVPGVAQASPLSFQTIQIERLGKPFRFFLIGHDLNGFGGPPVIVAGRGIRQKHYEMVVAKGMKMALGEKIHLGLHDYTVVGITGKMVSSSGDPAAYVSLADAQDIQFKKDNDAIRNDRQRTGARVAGIQSLSPSQVKSLQNNISGITESTHTVNTVVAKLAPGADLQEVQQRIGRWNHFRAISGEEQTKILTKGMIEKARMQLGLFRVILLVISAVIIALIIYTSTLDKIRVIATLKLIGSPNRVIVGMILQQSLLMGGIAYGIGYFVILLTYEHFPRRIVLESGDLRSLFAIVMAICVISSFVGIRKALRVEPAEALGG from the coding sequence ATGAACCTGGCTATCCGCGACATAAGCTATCACCGGGGACGATTCATCCTCACCTCCATCGGCCTGGGTCTACTCCTCGGCGTGGTGATGAGCATGGGGGGCATTTACCGGGGGCTCTTCGCAGATGCCCTGGCGGTTCTCGGCGCCACCAGTGCCGACATCTGGGTGGTCCAGCAGGATACGAACGGCCCCTTCGCCGAGAACTCCCGCATCCCTGAAGACATCAGATACCGCATCGCTGCGGTTCCCGGTGTGGCACAGGCATCGCCCCTTTCTTTCCAGACGATCCAGATCGAGCGGCTGGGTAAGCCGTTCCGCTTTTTCCTCATCGGCCACGATTTGAACGGTTTCGGCGGGCCGCCGGTAATAGTTGCCGGACGGGGCATCCGCCAGAAGCACTATGAAATGGTTGTTGCCAAGGGTATGAAGATGGCGCTTGGAGAAAAAATCCATCTGGGGCTCCATGACTACACAGTGGTCGGGATAACGGGTAAAATGGTTTCGTCCAGCGGCGATCCGGCCGCCTATGTGAGCCTGGCCGACGCCCAGGATATCCAGTTCAAGAAAGACAACGATGCGATCAGAAACGATCGGCAGAGAACCGGTGCGAGGGTTGCCGGCATACAGTCCCTTTCTCCGTCGCAGGTGAAGTCCCTGCAAAATAACATATCGGGAATTACGGAATCCACCCACACGGTAAATACCGTCGTGGCAAAACTGGCGCCCGGCGCGGATCTGCAGGAAGTGCAGCAACGGATCGGCCGCTGGAACCATTTCCGCGCCATTTCCGGCGAAGAGCAGACAAAGATCCTGACCAAGGGGATGATCGAAAAGGCCAGGATGCAGCTGGGGCTTTTCCGGGTCATCCTGCTCGTCATTTCGGCGGTCATCATCGCCCTGATCATTTACACCTCGACCCTCGACAAGATCAGGGTCATCGCAACCCTGAAGCTGATCGGTTCCCCGAACCGGGTGATCGTCGGCATGATCCTCCAGCAGTCGCTGCTCATGGGTGGCATCGCCTACGGCATCGGTTATTTCGTGATACTCTTGACCTACGAACACTTTCCCCGCCGGATCGTCCTTGAGTCCGGCGACCTGCGGTCACTCTTCGCCATAGTCATGGCCATCTGTGTGATTTCCAGCTTTGTCGGGATCAGGAAGGCGCTCCGGGTTGAGCCCGCGGAAGCCTTGGGAGGGTAA
- a CDS encoding efflux RND transporter periplasmic adaptor subunit encodes MNLLKKMARKKKYLLWPLILFVAVVVLKSTILAPARVKVVKVEMRDLTAQVYGNGTVEAKVVVGVSSKITGRIVALYADQGDRVTRGQLLARLENDDVVQQQHQSEAGVERSASNRQVEQANLLKARANLALAEKNAHRFKSLAEKNLVSKLEAEQFENVYQVAKAEVARCTAALEAVNMEQSANRAGLAFARSKVADTLIYAPQDGVVITRDLEMGATVTPGMAIFTLADPRTVWVKANVDESQLKGVSVGKKAVITLRSAPGEHFPGRVARLGRESDRVTEELEVDVAFAQPLKNYRLGEQAEVYIETEARKSVPALPSASLVTREKQRGVWSVANGRLKFKTVTAGVEDRCNFTEIAAGLDKSELVVAALPQEMAKFRDGMKVKAQ; translated from the coding sequence ATGAATCTACTGAAAAAAATGGCACGAAAGAAAAAGTATCTGCTCTGGCCCCTGATCCTTTTCGTCGCTGTCGTCGTCCTTAAGTCGACAATCCTTGCTCCGGCGCGGGTAAAGGTCGTTAAGGTCGAAATGCGCGACCTGACCGCGCAGGTCTACGGCAACGGCACCGTTGAGGCCAAGGTGGTGGTGGGGGTTTCCAGCAAAATCACCGGCAGGATAGTTGCGTTGTACGCCGATCAGGGTGACCGGGTAACGCGCGGCCAGTTGCTTGCCAGGCTCGAAAACGATGATGTCGTCCAGCAGCAGCATCAGTCGGAGGCCGGGGTGGAGAGGAGCGCATCAAACCGGCAGGTGGAGCAGGCCAATCTCCTGAAGGCCCGGGCCAATCTTGCCCTGGCAGAGAAAAACGCCCATCGTTTCAAGTCCCTGGCGGAAAAGAACCTGGTCTCCAAGCTGGAGGCCGAGCAGTTCGAGAACGTTTATCAGGTCGCCAAGGCGGAGGTTGCACGCTGCACCGCTGCACTGGAGGCGGTAAATATGGAGCAGTCGGCAAACCGTGCCGGACTTGCATTTGCCCGGAGCAAGGTGGCCGATACCCTCATCTATGCGCCGCAGGATGGGGTTGTGATCACCAGGGACCTGGAAATGGGGGCCACGGTGACGCCGGGGATGGCGATTTTCACCCTGGCAGATCCACGGACCGTTTGGGTGAAGGCCAATGTGGACGAGTCCCAGCTGAAAGGGGTTTCTGTCGGCAAGAAGGCCGTCATTACGCTCCGCTCCGCCCCCGGTGAGCATTTCCCCGGCCGGGTGGCGCGCCTCGGCCGCGAGAGCGACCGGGTCACCGAAGAACTGGAGGTGGACGTCGCCTTTGCCCAGCCGCTGAAGAATTACCGGCTTGGGGAGCAGGCCGAAGTCTACATCGAGACCGAAGCCAGAAAGAGCGTTCCCGCCTTGCCCTCCGCCTCCCTGGTCACCAGGGAAAAACAAAGGGGGGTATGGTCGGTTGCGAATGGCAGGCTGAAATTCAAGACGGTCACCGCGGGGGTTGAAGACCGGTGCAACTTCACGGAGATTGCCGCCGGGCTGGACAAAAGCGAGCTGGTCGTCGCCGCGCTTCCGCAGGAGATGGCCAAATTCAGGGACGGGATGAAGGTGAAGGCCCAATGA
- a CDS encoding TolC family protein, translating to MKLFSTVVATWLLLASPLHAASPLTLDDALAIALKNHPQVIEARENMNGAEARTGQALANYYPQLNIAADWSKGRSFLTPLEAVKQTEVQTDALYLRQTIYDFGRTSGAVDAARGNNAAAAETLAVTRQDIAYRVRAAFYLLLAAEKQVNAVKETVRAREVVYRQAEEFFREGIRAKVDVTRAEANMFAAKTALIRAENNLELARVELANAMGVPSLETSTVVEPSAAIDTEPERNRVQQEALTNRAELKRLNALKSSAAAGLKIARSGYLPILSGTASAGYADREFPPGGTVWGVGLNLTIPLFSGFSTVQQEKEAVAQLRAVDAQQNNQRLQVVRDVESSWLGVREATARIASTEKEVAAARENQALAMGRYQEGVGSIIEVTDAQSQALDAETAHIQAVYDYYTASARLDRAVGKE from the coding sequence ATGAAATTGTTTTCGACCGTCGTGGCAACATGGCTCCTTTTGGCTTCGCCACTTCATGCCGCATCTCCCCTGACCCTTGACGACGCCCTGGCCATAGCGCTCAAAAACCACCCGCAGGTGATCGAGGCCAGGGAGAATATGAACGGCGCCGAGGCCCGGACAGGCCAGGCACTGGCCAACTATTACCCCCAACTGAACATTGCTGCAGACTGGAGCAAAGGGCGCTCCTTCCTGACGCCGCTCGAAGCCGTCAAGCAAACGGAAGTGCAGACGGACGCCCTCTACCTGAGGCAGACCATCTATGATTTCGGCCGCACCTCAGGTGCTGTTGATGCTGCGCGCGGCAACAACGCCGCTGCTGCCGAGACGCTTGCCGTAACCCGTCAGGACATAGCTTACCGGGTCAGAGCGGCTTTCTATCTCCTGCTGGCTGCCGAAAAACAGGTCAATGCCGTGAAAGAGACTGTCAGGGCAAGGGAAGTGGTTTATCGCCAGGCAGAAGAGTTCTTCAGGGAGGGGATCAGGGCGAAGGTGGATGTGACCAGGGCCGAGGCCAACATGTTTGCAGCCAAGACCGCACTGATCCGGGCGGAAAACAACCTGGAGCTCGCACGGGTCGAGCTTGCCAATGCCATGGGTGTTCCGTCATTGGAAACCAGCACCGTTGTAGAGCCTTCTGCTGCGATTGATACGGAACCGGAACGGAACCGGGTGCAGCAGGAGGCCCTGACCAACAGGGCCGAGCTGAAACGGCTCAATGCGCTGAAAAGCTCGGCAGCCGCCGGCTTGAAAATTGCCAGGAGCGGTTATCTCCCCATCCTCTCGGGGACGGCGAGCGCCGGTTATGCGGACAGGGAGTTTCCGCCGGGAGGGACGGTGTGGGGCGTCGGATTGAACCTGACCATACCGCTCTTTTCGGGCTTTTCCACGGTGCAGCAGGAAAAGGAGGCCGTGGCGCAGCTGCGGGCCGTCGACGCCCAGCAAAACAACCAGAGGCTGCAGGTCGTGAGGGATGTGGAATCGTCCTGGCTTGGCGTCAGGGAGGCGACCGCCCGCATAGCCTCGACGGAAAAGGAAGTGGCTGCCGCCAGGGAAAACCAGGCTCTTGCCATGGGACGCTACCAGGAAGGGGTCGGGAGTATCATCGAGGTCACCGATGCCCAATCCCAGGCTCTTGATGCGGAAACAGCCCATATACAGGCAGTCTATGATTATTACACCGCGTCAGCCCGTTTGGACAGGGCGGTGGGAAAAGAGTGA
- a CDS encoding TetR/AcrR family transcriptional regulator: protein MKPKKSTRIRKEEIVQAALEVIGTRGVKALTIAAIAEAAGMSEANIYRHFGGKDDIYFALADFIGTVVMGKAATIAAGSRKPMEKLETIFFSHISMIDEHPGLPRFIFSEDVHLGNPRLAENIAFRMGSYVETVSGVIAAGINEGDLRPGLSPRETALTFLGMIQFTALRWTIGGASFDIKAEAEKLWNNFLLLVR, encoded by the coding sequence ATGAAACCAAAAAAAAGCACACGCATACGAAAAGAAGAGATCGTCCAGGCCGCCCTGGAGGTAATAGGCACGCGCGGGGTAAAAGCGCTCACCATTGCCGCCATCGCGGAAGCTGCCGGAATGAGTGAAGCCAACATCTATCGGCACTTCGGCGGGAAGGACGACATCTATTTTGCCCTCGCGGACTTCATCGGCACGGTCGTCATGGGGAAGGCGGCAACCATCGCGGCGGGAAGCCGGAAGCCCATGGAAAAACTGGAGACCATCTTTTTCTCGCACATAAGCATGATTGACGAGCATCCGGGCCTTCCTCGGTTCATCTTTTCCGAGGACGTCCACCTGGGGAACCCCAGACTGGCGGAAAACATCGCCTTCCGCATGGGAAGCTACGTGGAGACCGTCTCCGGCGTCATCGCCGCAGGGATCAACGAAGGGGATTTGCGCCCGGGGCTTTCCCCGCGGGAGACGGCGCTGACTTTTCTCGGCATGATCCAGTTCACGGCGCTGCGCTGGACCATCGGCGGCGCATCGTTCGACATCAAGGCGGAAGCGGAAAAACTCTGGAATAACTTTTTGCTGCTGGTGCGCTGA
- a CDS encoding transporter, with protein sequence MNLYFIASSLLLAMLSPTWVYAAEEEKIPTVSVSLGVEFASGKYGTDITTDTVYMPLIVTWFPTARLDVGTEIPFVYQSSSLVTTDIFRASQVNGTAKLVARQGGPGGKGGNHSAASSNGAAEPATSGMGDIILRIGYVALAEGRRAPRIRPSLFVKFPTASERDGLGTGELDAGAGMEVSKWFDDLIVTAEAFYNYQGKAAGLGLKNYVSYTVGTGYQLTDRFRPLLLVRGASEPAEDATDLLELRAKGFYEITRRTGIEMYAAKGITDSSPDYGGGITMYYMF encoded by the coding sequence ATGAATTTATACTTTATCGCCAGTTCGTTGCTTCTGGCGATGTTATCACCAACTTGGGTGTACGCCGCTGAAGAAGAGAAAATCCCGACAGTATCGGTCAGCCTGGGCGTTGAATTCGCTTCCGGCAAGTACGGCACCGACATTACAACCGACACTGTTTACATGCCGCTGATCGTGACCTGGTTTCCCACTGCCCGTCTCGACGTGGGAACGGAGATTCCTTTTGTCTATCAAAGTTCATCGCTCGTAACCACCGATATTTTCAGAGCATCACAGGTGAACGGCACGGCAAAGCTTGTCGCACGCCAGGGGGGGCCGGGGGGAAAGGGAGGAAATCATTCTGCCGCATCATCCAACGGAGCCGCAGAACCTGCGACTTCCGGAATGGGGGACATTATCCTCCGTATCGGTTATGTCGCATTGGCTGAAGGCCGGAGAGCGCCGAGAATCCGCCCTTCCCTGTTCGTAAAATTCCCCACCGCCAGCGAACGTGACGGGTTGGGAACCGGAGAATTAGATGCAGGCGCAGGCATGGAGGTTTCCAAGTGGTTTGACGATCTGATCGTAACCGCCGAGGCCTTTTACAACTACCAGGGAAAGGCAGCCGGTTTGGGTTTGAAAAATTACGTAAGCTATACGGTCGGCACAGGGTATCAGCTCACCGACCGATTCCGGCCGTTGCTCCTCGTCAGGGGAGCTTCCGAACCGGCCGAAGATGCGACAGATCTGCTTGAACTGCGAGCCAAAGGATTCTATGAAATAACCCGTAGGACTGGAATAGAAATGTACGCAGCCAAAGGAATAACGGACAGCAGCCCGGATTATGGCGGCGGAATAACCATGTATTATATGTTTTGA
- a CDS encoding two-component system sensor histidine kinase NtrB produces the protein MPTRIITGIACGFTLFIGWFTWSMYTTARPIAEESLRGAALSIAAAVEHLADSDPSFAMLDGYTSPDLAYLSVSDHNGIIIFHTNSRLINQRLKTSLNRPRGANGFDERRVRLGTGEEAYLARMPLHADGKEYLLTLALHTHRYDRVIRRAKTGVTVLAAMVCTGWLLVMIISRYMRREEIHRLEMHHREEMVRLGELGALLAHEIRNPLGGIKGFAQLVEESDDAQRSAGFASKIVAQASRLEDLVNDLLAFAREEKDAHLPLDLAPLVEESVALVRHEAEQQHIDVKLSIAHGIVVPIAAERIEQLLLNLCKNAVQAMPDGGELRAELRRERNMAIITIADNGIGIQPTYLDHIFEPFWTSKVRGTGLGLALCRRIAEEHGGAVRVKSAVNQGSVFTVELPLTT, from the coding sequence ATGCCGACACGGATTATTACCGGAATTGCATGCGGCTTTACGCTGTTTATCGGCTGGTTTACCTGGTCCATGTACACCACTGCACGGCCCATTGCCGAGGAAAGCCTGCGCGGCGCGGCGCTGTCGATTGCCGCAGCCGTTGAGCACCTTGCCGACTCGGATCCATCCTTCGCCATGCTGGACGGTTATACATCCCCCGACCTGGCCTATCTTTCCGTTTCCGACCATAATGGCATCATCATCTTTCATACCAATAGCCGGCTTATCAACCAGCGGCTGAAAACGTCCTTAAACCGGCCCAGAGGCGCAAACGGATTTGACGAGCGACGGGTGCGTCTCGGCACCGGCGAGGAAGCATATCTGGCCCGCATGCCGCTGCACGCCGACGGGAAAGAGTACCTGCTGACCCTCGCTTTGCATACCCATCGCTATGATCGGGTTATCCGGCGCGCGAAAACAGGGGTGACCGTTCTTGCTGCCATGGTATGCACGGGATGGCTGCTGGTTATGATCATATCCCGCTATATGCGTCGCGAGGAAATACATCGCCTAGAGATGCACCATCGTGAAGAAATGGTAAGACTGGGAGAGTTGGGGGCGCTGCTTGCCCATGAGATTCGCAACCCGCTGGGCGGCATAAAAGGCTTTGCCCAGCTCGTGGAAGAATCGGACGATGCACAGCGGTCGGCCGGTTTTGCATCGAAGATCGTGGCACAGGCATCCCGGCTGGAGGATTTGGTCAACGATCTGCTCGCCTTTGCCCGCGAAGAAAAAGATGCACACCTACCGCTTGATCTGGCCCCGCTGGTAGAGGAAAGTGTCGCACTCGTGCGCCATGAAGCCGAACAGCAGCACATCGATGTGAAGCTCTCCATAGCACACGGAATCGTTGTCCCGATAGCGGCAGAACGGATCGAACAGCTTCTGCTCAATCTATGCAAAAACGCCGTGCAAGCCATGCCCGACGGAGGTGAACTGCGTGCCGAACTGCGCCGGGAGCGCAACATGGCGATAATAACCATTGCCGACAACGGCATCGGGATACAACCAACGTATCTGGATCATATCTTTGAACCATTCTGGACCAGCAAGGTGCGAGGGACGGGTTTGGGACTGGCGCTCTGCCGACGGATTGCCGAAGAACACGGCGGCGCCGTCCGGGTGAAGAGCGCTGTGAACCAGGGGAGCGTGTTCACGGTAGAACTTCCATTGACGACATGA
- a CDS encoding sigma-54-dependent transcriptional regulator: MSANILVVEDDAGFSELLATILKDDGHMVTIATDGGEGLRRIRQERFDLVLSDLKMPVKSGLELFRETRQDAAPPLFIFITAFGKVEEAVAAIKEGAFDFLTKPLKDPRSLRDSVKRALESVERERLFISLKDMERSGLPPDELIFSGSAMDAVRKMIYDVAPSTATVLIHGESGTGKELVARMIHLLSKRKGAAFIPLNCAAIPENLLESELFGHEKGAFTGAMQARRGKFELAEGGTIFLDEIGEMPALLQAKLLRVLQERVFERVGGSMQIRTNVRVIAATNRDLNREVAEKRFRDDLFYRLNVFPITVPPLRARLDALAGLARYFCARFAVKTGKKLKGINPEALRLMKAYHWPGNIRELQNVIERGVILAREELTAPELPAMIAGKETEGGPKVGILKDIERNCILEALKNNRGNRRMAAETLGISKRTLQYRLKELGLVAGKTEITP, translated from the coding sequence ATGTCCGCAAATATTCTCGTGGTCGAAGACGATGCCGGATTCAGCGAACTGCTGGCAACGATCCTCAAAGACGACGGCCACATGGTGACAATTGCAACCGATGGCGGCGAAGGCTTGCGACGTATCAGGCAGGAGCGGTTCGACCTTGTTCTGAGCGACTTGAAGATGCCGGTGAAAAGCGGTCTCGAACTGTTCCGCGAAACCCGCCAGGACGCTGCACCGCCTCTGTTCATCTTCATAACCGCCTTCGGCAAAGTGGAAGAAGCAGTTGCCGCCATCAAGGAAGGTGCCTTCGATTTTCTGACCAAACCGCTCAAAGACCCGCGCAGCCTGCGTGACTCTGTCAAACGGGCACTGGAGAGTGTGGAGCGCGAACGGCTGTTTATCTCGCTGAAAGATATGGAACGGTCCGGTCTCCCGCCGGACGAACTGATCTTTTCCGGCTCGGCCATGGACGCGGTAAGAAAAATGATTTATGATGTAGCTCCCTCGACGGCAACGGTGCTGATTCATGGCGAAAGCGGCACGGGCAAAGAGCTCGTTGCCCGGATGATCCACCTCTTGAGCAAACGAAAAGGAGCAGCCTTCATCCCGCTGAACTGCGCGGCCATCCCGGAAAACCTGCTTGAGAGCGAACTGTTCGGCCACGAAAAGGGGGCTTTCACCGGCGCCATGCAGGCACGACGAGGCAAGTTCGAATTGGCCGAGGGAGGGACGATCTTTCTCGACGAAATCGGTGAAATGCCGGCACTGTTGCAGGCAAAGCTGCTGCGCGTCCTCCAGGAAAGGGTCTTCGAACGGGTGGGAGGCTCAATGCAGATCAGGACGAATGTGCGAGTGATTGCTGCCACGAATAGGGATTTAAACCGGGAGGTGGCAGAAAAGCGTTTTCGTGACGACCTGTTCTACCGGCTGAACGTGTTCCCCATCACCGTGCCTCCGCTTCGCGCAAGGCTTGACGCCCTTGCCGGTCTGGCTCGCTACTTCTGTGCCCGGTTCGCCGTAAAAACCGGCAAAAAACTGAAAGGTATCAACCCGGAGGCGTTGCGGCTCATGAAAGCCTATCACTGGCCCGGGAACATCCGTGAACTGCAAAACGTCATCGAACGCGGAGTCATCCTGGCACGAGAAGAACTTACCGCCCCCGAGTTGCCGGCCATGATTGCCGGAAAGGAAACGGAAGGTGGCCCAAAGGTCGGCATCTTGAAAGACATCGAACGAAACTGCATACTGGAGGCGCTGAAAAACAACCGTGGAAACCGGCGCATGGCAGCCGAGACACTCGGAATTTCAAAGCGGACCCTGCAATACCGGCTCAAGGAGTTGGGACTGGTCGCCGGTAAAACGGAAATTACCCCATAG
- a CDS encoding cation transporter, protein MMQKTTREKLYSTANLLAIVTIFYNLVEGIVSIWMGAADETLALFGFGADSFIEVFSAIGVWHMISRVRANQGEMRDEFEQRALTITGASFYLLTVGLVLTSIINIWQQHRPETTLWGIVISSISISFMWLLIHYKTKVGKALNSPAILADANCSRACVYLSVVLFAASVGYEITGIGSLDSVGALLIAWLSWKEGREAFGKAKGLNCSCSCNCRQ, encoded by the coding sequence ATGATGCAAAAAACAACACGAGAAAAACTCTACTCCACGGCAAATCTCCTGGCAATCGTCACCATCTTCTACAATCTGGTCGAGGGGATCGTCTCCATCTGGATGGGGGCGGCCGACGAAACACTGGCGCTGTTCGGCTTCGGAGCGGATTCATTTATCGAGGTATTTTCGGCGATTGGAGTCTGGCACATGATCAGCCGCGTCAGGGCCAACCAGGGAGAAATGCGGGACGAGTTCGAGCAACGGGCGCTCACTATCACGGGTGCGTCGTTCTACCTGCTGACTGTCGGCCTGGTGCTGACTTCAATCATCAACATCTGGCAGCAGCACAGGCCGGAGACGACTCTCTGGGGTATCGTCATCTCCTCGATTTCCATATCCTTCATGTGGCTGTTGATCCATTATAAAACGAAGGTCGGCAAGGCGCTCAACTCTCCCGCCATTCTTGCGGACGCAAACTGCTCGCGAGCTTGCGTCTACCTGTCTGTAGTATTGTTTGCCGCCAGTGTCGGCTACGAAATAACCGGCATAGGCAGTCTCGATTCCGTTGGCGCCCTTCTGATCGCGTGGCTGTCATGGAAGGAAGGCCGGGAAGCTTTTGGCAAGGCCAAGGGATTGAACTGCTCGTGCAGTTGCAATTGCCGACAATAG